In one Methylobacterium sp. SyP6R genomic region, the following are encoded:
- a CDS encoding disulfide bond formation protein B, whose product MAQAIPAPALAARLTAPRPAALLVLVGAAATVGGALIFQHGLGYVPCKLCLTERQPYYLALPLLAAALLLPRRIAGLLLGLVAVILLVGAGLGAYHAGAEWGFWPGPSDCGGGAGPAPAGVNDFLKSLEATHPVDCTAAAWRFIGISLAGYNALIALALAALAGTAAGRALRRA is encoded by the coding sequence ATGGCCCAAGCGATTCCGGCGCCCGCCCTCGCCGCGCGGCTCACCGCCCCCCGGCCGGCGGCCCTGCTGGTTCTCGTCGGCGCCGCCGCGACCGTCGGCGGCGCGCTGATCTTCCAGCACGGCCTCGGCTACGTGCCGTGCAAGCTCTGCCTGACCGAGCGCCAGCCCTACTACCTCGCCCTGCCGCTGCTCGCCGCCGCCCTGCTGCTGCCGCGACGCATCGCGGGCCTGCTGCTGGGACTGGTGGCGGTGATCCTCCTGGTCGGGGCCGGGCTCGGCGCCTACCACGCCGGGGCCGAGTGGGGCTTCTGGCCCGGCCCGAGCGATTGCGGCGGCGGCGCCGGCCCGGCGCCGGCCGGCGTGAACGACTTCCTCAAGTCCCTCGAGGCCACCCACCCGGTCGATTGCACCGCGGCGGCCTGGCGCTTCATCGGGATCTCGCTCGCCGGCTACAACGCCCTGATCGCGCTGGCGCTGGCGGCGCTCGCAGGCACCGCCGCAGGGCGGGCGCTGCGCCGCGCCTGA
- a CDS encoding YqaA family protein, whose protein sequence is MLRRLYEWILALAARPSAPYALGAVSFAESSFFPIPPDVMLVPMAVTRPEKAWTYALIATLTSVLGGIAGYAIGALLYDSIGAWLFHLYGLDKGADAFREAYAHYGHWVILLKGLTPIPYKLVTITSGFAGYDLFWFIVLSLITRGLRFFILAGLVGRYGVGIRTVLDRHLNAVAAVFGAVCILGFVGFRYLF, encoded by the coding sequence ATGCTGCGCCGCCTCTACGAGTGGATCCTCGCGCTCGCCGCTCGCCCCTCGGCCCCCTACGCGCTCGGCGCGGTCTCCTTCGCGGAGAGCTCGTTCTTCCCGATCCCGCCGGACGTGATGCTGGTGCCGATGGCGGTGACCCGGCCCGAGAAGGCCTGGACCTACGCGCTGATCGCGACGCTCACCTCGGTGCTCGGCGGGATCGCCGGCTACGCCATCGGGGCGCTGCTCTACGATTCGATCGGCGCCTGGCTGTTCCACCTCTACGGGCTCGACAAGGGCGCCGACGCCTTCCGGGAGGCCTACGCGCATTACGGGCACTGGGTGATCCTGCTCAAGGGTCTCACCCCGATCCCCTACAAGCTCGTCACCATCACGTCGGGCTTCGCCGGCTACGACCTGTTCTGGTTCATCGTCCTGTCGCTGATCACCCGGGGCTTGCGGTTCTTCATCCTGGCCGGACTGGTCGGCCGCTACGGCGTCGGCATCCGCACCGTGCTCGACCGGCACCTGAACGCCGTGGCGGCGGTCTTCGGGGCGGTCTGCATCCTCGGCTTCGTCGGCTTCCGCTACCTGTTCTGA
- a CDS encoding MFS transporter → MQQTIERAVPAAATGRSTALALLALAAASFGIGTTEFVIMGLLPEMAADLGVGIPKAGLLVSGYALSVTFGSPLVAVALSRLDRRRALLVLVGLFILGNALCALAPDYRLLMLARIVTALCHGAFFGLGAVVAADLVPPHRKASAIAIMFTGLTLANVLGVPFGTALGHALGWRATFWAVVGIGFVAAAALVAWLPRDLARDGGSLLSEMRVLRRTQVVLAMLLSVLASASLFSVFTYVAPLLAATAGAGPSAITGVLLLFGVGLTLGNGLGGRLGDWRLMPSVIGLGFALAVVLMALVPGSAALLPATALIGLWGILAFALVAPLQMRVLTAADGARNLASTVNQGAFNLGNAIGAWLGGIAITAGVPYGHLPVIGAVLALAVAGTGVVAHRLDR, encoded by the coding sequence ATGCAGCAGACGATCGAACGGGCGGTCCCCGCCGCGGCCACCGGGCGTTCCACGGCCCTCGCGCTCCTGGCGCTCGCCGCGGCCTCGTTCGGGATCGGCACCACCGAGTTCGTCATCATGGGGCTCCTGCCCGAGATGGCCGCCGATCTCGGCGTCGGCATCCCGAAGGCCGGCCTGCTCGTCTCAGGGTACGCGCTCAGCGTCACTTTCGGCTCGCCCCTGGTGGCGGTGGCCTTGTCGCGCCTCGACCGGCGCCGGGCGCTGCTGGTGCTGGTCGGCCTGTTCATCCTCGGTAACGCGCTCTGCGCGCTCGCGCCCGATTACCGCCTGCTGATGCTCGCCCGCATCGTCACGGCGCTCTGCCACGGCGCCTTCTTCGGCCTCGGCGCAGTGGTGGCCGCCGATCTCGTGCCGCCGCACCGCAAGGCCAGCGCCATCGCGATCATGTTCACCGGTCTGACGCTGGCCAACGTGCTGGGTGTCCCGTTCGGCACGGCGCTCGGCCACGCGCTGGGCTGGCGGGCGACGTTCTGGGCCGTCGTCGGCATCGGCTTCGTGGCGGCCGCCGCCCTGGTGGCCTGGCTGCCGCGCGACCTCGCCCGGGACGGGGGCAGCCTCCTGTCGGAGATGCGGGTCTTGCGCCGCACGCAGGTCGTGCTCGCGATGCTCCTGAGCGTACTGGCCTCGGCGAGCCTGTTCAGCGTCTTCACCTACGTGGCGCCTTTGCTCGCCGCCACGGCGGGCGCCGGTCCCTCGGCGATCACCGGCGTGCTGCTGCTGTTCGGCGTCGGGCTCACCCTTGGCAACGGGCTCGGCGGCCGCCTCGGCGACTGGCGGCTGATGCCCTCGGTGATCGGTCTGGGGTTCGCCCTCGCCGTGGTGCTCATGGCCCTGGTGCCGGGAAGCGCCGCGCTCCTGCCCGCCACCGCGCTCATCGGCCTGTGGGGCATCCTCGCCTTCGCCCTGGTGGCGCCGCTGCAGATGCGGGTGCTCACCGCCGCCGACGGCGCCCGCAACCTCGCCTCGACGGTGAACCAGGGCGCCTTCAACCTCGGCAACGCCATCGGGGCCTGGCTCGGCGGGATCGCGATCACCGCGGGCGTTCCGTACGGCCACCTCCCGGTGATCGGAGCGGTGCTGGCGCTCGCGGTCGCCGGAACCGGCGTGGTGGCGCATCGGCTGGACCGGTGA
- a CDS encoding protein-disulfide reductase DsbD family protein, protein MPLRRLALLLPLFAACFTLGAAEAQVPRPSKYADLVRAELVTQESAVAPGAPLTAGVKLTMKPGWHVYWRNPGDSGLPPEIAWTLPAGFSAGSIAWPAPERIPVGDLMNFGYEGEVLLTVPLTAPETLGTGPVPLKAKVSYLVCERECVPGEATLSASLPVAPAGSSPRPDPRNAALFAQGRARLPEPAPWPVRMRDDGGTPVLDVDAPGLQARDVAFFPYSETALEHAAAQGATSDATGLHLRLQRSSQAAADAPAPQADGVLTFTEETGSGPIRRAYALGTATPAPSAVAAPPVASSAVPVPVVPGSGPGGAEGLWQAAFLAFLGGLLLNLMPCVFPVLSIKVLSLVRHSGESPGRVRLHGLVYAAGVLASFLGLAGLLIALRSGGAQIGWGFQLQSPLVVAGLAYGLFAMGLSLSGVWHLGGRAAALGDGLTRRAGLEGSFFTGVLATVVATPCTAPFMGAAVGYGLTQGAPVALTVFAALGLGLALPFTLLAAWPALLRRLPRPGAWMETLKGLLAFPLYLTVAWLVWVLSQQVGSAGLMAGLTGLVLVGFCAWAIERGRVAGPLARRGAQVAALLALLGLAGLVAVLDRDRAGPVTVASADGIEPFAQARLDALLAARRPVFVNMTAAWCITCQVNDRATLQAASVQDAFKAHEVAQLKGDWTNQNPEITRVLEANGRSGVPLYLLYDGRGGVAVLPQILTEAILRDALAALPAGTGPRAALP, encoded by the coding sequence ATGCCGCTCCGCCGCCTCGCCCTCCTCCTCCCCCTGTTCGCCGCCTGCTTCACCCTCGGCGCCGCCGAGGCGCAGGTGCCGCGGCCGTCGAAATACGCCGACCTCGTCCGGGCCGAGCTGGTGACGCAGGAGAGCGCCGTCGCGCCGGGCGCCCCCCTCACCGCCGGCGTGAAACTCACGATGAAGCCGGGCTGGCACGTCTACTGGCGCAATCCGGGTGATTCCGGCCTGCCGCCGGAGATCGCCTGGACCCTGCCCGCGGGCTTTTCCGCCGGCAGCATCGCCTGGCCGGCGCCGGAGCGGATCCCGGTCGGCGACCTGATGAATTTCGGCTACGAGGGCGAGGTGCTGCTGACGGTGCCGCTCACCGCGCCGGAGACGCTCGGCACCGGGCCGGTCCCGCTGAAGGCCAAGGTCTCGTATCTCGTCTGCGAGCGCGAATGCGTGCCGGGCGAGGCGACCCTGTCGGCGAGCCTGCCGGTGGCGCCCGCCGGGAGCAGCCCGCGGCCCGACCCGCGCAACGCCGCCCTGTTCGCGCAAGGCCGCGCGCGGCTACCCGAGCCGGCCCCCTGGCCGGTCCGGATGCGGGACGATGGCGGCACGCCGGTGCTCGACGTCGACGCGCCCGGCCTCCAGGCCCGCGACGTCGCGTTCTTCCCCTATTCCGAGACCGCCCTGGAACACGCCGCCGCGCAGGGCGCGACGAGCGACGCGACCGGCCTGCACCTGCGGCTCCAGCGCAGCAGCCAGGCCGCAGCCGACGCGCCCGCTCCGCAAGCCGACGGTGTCCTGACCTTCACGGAGGAGACCGGATCGGGCCCGATCCGGCGCGCCTATGCGCTCGGCACGGCGACGCCCGCACCGAGCGCCGTCGCGGCCCCCCCGGTCGCGTCCTCGGCGGTGCCGGTCCCGGTCGTGCCCGGCTCCGGGCCGGGGGGGGCCGAGGGCCTGTGGCAGGCGGCCTTCCTCGCCTTCCTGGGCGGGCTCCTGCTCAACCTGATGCCCTGCGTCTTCCCGGTCCTGTCGATCAAGGTGCTGAGCCTGGTGCGCCATTCCGGCGAGAGCCCGGGCCGGGTGCGGCTGCACGGCCTCGTCTACGCGGCCGGAGTGCTGGCGAGTTTCCTCGGCCTCGCCGGCCTGCTGATCGCACTCCGGTCCGGCGGCGCGCAGATCGGCTGGGGCTTCCAGCTGCAATCGCCCCTGGTGGTGGCCGGCCTCGCCTACGGGCTCTTCGCCATGGGCCTGAGCCTGTCGGGCGTCTGGCATCTCGGCGGCCGGGCGGCCGCCCTCGGCGACGGCCTGACCCGACGGGCCGGGCTCGAAGGCTCGTTCTTCACCGGCGTGCTGGCGACCGTGGTCGCCACGCCCTGCACCGCGCCGTTCATGGGCGCGGCGGTCGGCTACGGCCTGACGCAGGGGGCCCCGGTGGCGCTGACGGTCTTCGCGGCGCTCGGCCTCGGCCTCGCCCTCCCCTTCACGCTGCTGGCGGCCTGGCCCGCCCTGCTCCGGCGCCTGCCGCGGCCCGGCGCCTGGATGGAGACGCTCAAAGGTCTTCTCGCCTTCCCGCTCTACCTCACGGTGGCGTGGCTCGTCTGGGTACTGAGCCAGCAGGTCGGCTCCGCCGGGCTCATGGCCGGGCTGACCGGCCTCGTGCTGGTGGGCTTCTGCGCCTGGGCGATCGAGCGCGGCCGGGTGGCCGGCCCCCTCGCCCGGCGCGGGGCACAAGTGGCGGCACTCCTCGCCCTTCTCGGGCTCGCCGGCCTCGTCGCGGTGCTCGACCGCGACCGTGCCGGCCCGGTCACGGTCGCGAGCGCCGACGGGATCGAGCCGTTCGCCCAAGCCCGGCTCGACGCGCTCCTCGCCGCGCGCCGGCCGGTCTTCGTCAACATGACGGCGGCCTGGTGCATCACCTGCCAGGTCAACGACCGCGCCACCCTGCAGGCGGCCTCGGTGCAGGACGCCTTCAAGGCCCACGAGGTGGCGCAGCTCAAGGGAGACTGGACCAACCAGAATCCGGAGATCACCCGGGTGCTCGAGGCCAACGGCCGCTCCGGCGTGCCGCTCTACCTGCTCTACGACGGCCGGGGCGGCGTCGCGGTGCTGCCGCAGATCCTGACCGAGGCGATCTTGCGCGACGCCCTGGCGGCGCTCCCCGCCGGCACCGGGCCGCGGGCGGCCCTGCCGTGA
- a CDS encoding LysR family transcriptional regulator has product MLGPDDLRFFLAIAEAPSLAAASRTLDVSPPAVTQRLRALEERLGVHLVDRAGRHLALTDEGELIAERGRHILASLGELDEALAARRGQVVGHLRIVAPLGFGRRHVAPVAAAFQAAHPQVAIDLMLSDRLGGVPEGTFDLAVHVGTIAQAAPGLIARRLASNDRVVCAAPAYLADRGEPASPQDLHAHACIALRENDEDVTLWRFRRGGAEARIRIEPRLASNDGEVVRGWALAGRGIILRSEWDVAADLRAGRLVRLLADHALPEAPVMALLGAPRRARAARTKRFLDALAAALDPAPWRV; this is encoded by the coding sequence ATGCTCGGACCCGACGACCTCCGCTTCTTCCTCGCCATCGCCGAGGCGCCCTCGCTGGCCGCCGCCTCGCGGACTCTCGACGTGTCGCCGCCGGCGGTCACCCAGCGCCTGCGCGCCCTCGAGGAACGGCTGGGGGTGCACCTCGTCGACCGGGCCGGGCGTCATCTCGCGCTCACCGACGAGGGCGAGCTGATCGCCGAGCGCGGGCGGCATATCCTGGCCTCGCTCGGCGAGCTCGACGAGGCCCTGGCGGCCCGGCGCGGGCAGGTGGTGGGGCACCTGCGGATCGTGGCGCCCCTCGGCTTCGGCCGCCGCCACGTCGCCCCGGTCGCGGCGGCGTTCCAGGCGGCGCATCCGCAGGTCGCGATCGACCTCATGCTGTCCGACCGCCTCGGCGGCGTGCCGGAGGGCACCTTCGACCTCGCGGTCCATGTCGGCACGATCGCCCAGGCGGCGCCCGGCCTGATCGCCCGGCGCCTCGCCTCCAACGACCGGGTGGTCTGCGCCGCGCCGGCCTATCTCGCGGATCGGGGCGAACCGGCGAGCCCGCAAGACCTGCACGCCCATGCCTGCATCGCGCTGCGCGAGAACGACGAGGACGTGACCCTGTGGCGCTTCCGGCGCGGCGGCGCCGAGGCGCGGATCCGCATCGAGCCGCGGCTGGCCAGCAACGACGGCGAGGTGGTGCGCGGCTGGGCGCTCGCCGGCCGGGGCATCATCCTGCGCTCGGAATGGGACGTCGCCGCCGACCTGCGGGCGGGGCGCCTCGTCCGGCTGCTGGCCGACCACGCCCTGCCCGAGGCCCCGGTGATGGCGCTCCTCGGCGCACCCCGCCGCGCCCGCGCCGCCCGCACCAAGCGCTTCCTCGACGCGCTCGCCGCCGCCCTCGACCCCGCTCCCTGGCGGGTGTGA
- a CDS encoding DSD1 family PLP-dependent enzyme, producing MPEPLDTLQTPSLLLDEARLRANAERMRAHLAGLGVRLRPHLKTAKSLEVGRIAMASPEGPAIVSTLREAEYFAEGGVRDMIYGVGIAPAKLPRVAAIRAGGTDLAIILDSLEQAQAVAAHARSTGDAIPVLIEVDADGHRSGVAPHDGDTLVAIGRTLVAGGAELRGVLLHAGDSYALRDPEALAAAAENERVAAVTAADALRAVGLPCPMVSVGSTPTARFARDLTGITEVRAGVYMLGDLFQAGVGSVAVEDIAVSVLAAVIGHQRAKGWIIVDAGWMAMSRDRGTARQAVDQGYGIVCDTAGRPYPDLIVADANQEHGIVALRKGARGTLPDLPIGAQIRILPNHACATGAQYDRYHVIDRENRVTAVWPRINGW from the coding sequence ATGCCTGAGCCGCTCGACACCCTGCAGACCCCCAGCCTGCTCCTCGACGAGGCGCGCCTGCGCGCCAATGCCGAGCGGATGCGCGCCCATCTCGCCGGCCTCGGGGTGCGCTTGCGCCCCCATCTGAAGACCGCGAAGTCCCTCGAGGTCGGCCGCATCGCCATGGCCTCCCCGGAGGGGCCGGCCATCGTCTCGACCCTGAGGGAGGCCGAATACTTCGCCGAGGGCGGCGTGCGCGACATGATCTACGGCGTCGGCATCGCACCGGCGAAGCTGCCCCGGGTCGCGGCGATCCGGGCCGGCGGCACCGACCTCGCGATCATCCTCGACAGCCTGGAGCAGGCGCAGGCCGTGGCGGCCCATGCCCGCTCCACCGGCGACGCGATCCCGGTCCTGATCGAGGTCGATGCCGACGGCCACCGCTCCGGCGTCGCGCCCCATGACGGCGACACCCTGGTGGCGATCGGCCGGACGCTCGTTGCGGGCGGCGCCGAGTTGCGCGGGGTGTTGCTGCATGCCGGCGACAGCTATGCCTTGCGCGATCCCGAAGCCCTGGCGGCAGCCGCCGAGAACGAGCGGGTCGCCGCGGTGACGGCGGCCGACGCCTTGCGGGCGGTGGGCCTGCCTTGCCCGATGGTCAGCGTCGGCTCGACCCCGACGGCGCGATTCGCCCGCGACCTCACCGGCATCACCGAGGTCCGGGCCGGCGTCTACATGCTCGGCGACCTGTTCCAGGCCGGGGTCGGCTCGGTGGCGGTCGAGGACATCGCCGTCTCGGTGCTCGCCGCCGTGATCGGCCACCAGCGGGCGAAGGGCTGGATCATCGTCGATGCCGGCTGGATGGCGATGTCGCGCGACCGCGGTACGGCGCGGCAAGCCGTGGACCAGGGCTACGGCATCGTCTGCGATACGGCCGGCCGACCCTATCCCGACCTCATCGTCGCCGATGCCAACCAGGAGCACGGCATCGTCGCCCTGCGGAAGGGCGCAAGGGGCACACTGCCGGACCTGCCGATCGGTGCGCAAATCCGCATCCTGCCGAACCACGCCTGCGCGACGGGGGCGCAGTACGATCGCTACCACGTCATCGATCGCGAGAACCGCGTGACGGCGGTGTGGCCGCGCATCAACGGTTGGTAG
- a CDS encoding asparaginase codes for MHRLRPALAALMLAGLPLAGPALAREMPGTATTAPATPAKANVVILATGGTIAGAGADASNSATYQAAKVPVDKLIAAVPSLSGLANVRGEQVFQIASESFTNAQLVQLAKRVSALLKQDDVDGVVITHGTDTLEETAYFLDLVVKSDKPIVVVGSMRPSTAISADGALNLADAVATAASPASKGKGVLVTMNDEIQAGRDVTKRVNIKPSAFTSQWGPLGMVVEGKTYWFRAPVKRHGTASEFDIDAIDTLPEVAIVYGSGNMNPAAYTAAVQGGAKAIVHAGTGNGSVAGYAVDTLKDLRAKGTVVIRSSRVGDGFVLRNAEQPDDQYDWVVAHDLNPQKAKILAAVALTKTGDTKELQRIFWEY; via the coding sequence ATGCACCGTCTCCGCCCCGCCCTCGCGGCCCTGATGCTCGCAGGCCTGCCGCTTGCCGGCCCCGCCCTCGCCCGCGAAATGCCGGGAACGGCGACGACCGCGCCGGCCACTCCCGCCAAGGCCAACGTGGTGATCCTCGCCACCGGCGGCACCATCGCGGGGGCCGGCGCCGATGCCAGCAACAGCGCCACCTACCAGGCCGCCAAGGTGCCGGTGGACAAGCTGATCGCCGCGGTGCCGTCCTTGAGCGGGCTCGCCAACGTGCGCGGCGAGCAGGTGTTCCAGATCGCCTCGGAGAGCTTCACCAACGCGCAGCTGGTGCAGCTCGCCAAGCGCGTCTCGGCCCTGTTGAAGCAGGACGACGTCGACGGCGTGGTGATCACCCACGGCACCGACACCCTCGAGGAGACGGCGTATTTCCTCGATCTCGTGGTGAAGAGCGACAAGCCGATCGTGGTCGTCGGCTCGATGCGGCCCTCGACGGCGATCTCGGCCGACGGCGCCCTCAACCTCGCCGATGCGGTCGCCACCGCGGCGAGCCCCGCCTCGAAGGGGAAGGGCGTGCTGGTGACGATGAACGACGAGATCCAGGCCGGGCGCGACGTGACCAAGCGCGTCAACATCAAGCCGAGCGCCTTCACCAGCCAGTGGGGCCCGCTCGGCATGGTGGTCGAGGGCAAGACCTACTGGTTCCGCGCGCCGGTCAAGCGCCACGGCACGGCGTCCGAGTTCGACATCGACGCGATCGACACCCTGCCGGAGGTCGCGATCGTCTACGGCTCGGGCAACATGAACCCGGCCGCCTACACGGCCGCCGTGCAGGGTGGCGCCAAGGCGATCGTCCATGCCGGCACCGGCAACGGCTCGGTGGCGGGCTACGCCGTCGATACCCTCAAGGACCTGCGGGCCAAGGGCACGGTCGTCATCCGTTCCTCGCGCGTCGGCGACGGCTTCGTGCTGCGCAACGCCGAGCAGCCCGACGACCAGTACGACTGGGTCGTGGCCCACGACCTGAACCCGCAGAAGGCCAAGATCCTGGCCGCGGTCGCGCTGACCAAGACCGGCGACACCAAGGAGCTGCAGCGGATCTTCTGGGAGTATTGA
- a CDS encoding DUF3606 domain-containing protein, whose amino-acid sequence MSVSQDALKPRFAQHIDIHCPDDRAYWAGHFGVSGEELRSAVKLVGPRVTTVAAHLGRQAA is encoded by the coding sequence ATGTCCGTTTCCCAGGACGCTCTCAAGCCGCGTTTCGCGCAGCATATCGACATACATTGCCCGGATGACCGTGCCTATTGGGCCGGGCACTTCGGTGTGAGCGGAGAGGAACTGCGGAGTGCCGTCAAGCTGGTCGGCCCGCGGGTCACGACCGTGGCGGCGCATCTGGGCCGTCAGGCGGCCTGA
- a CDS encoding amidase has translation MSTIRDDLERRLALIEAPASRHVFTRLYPEAARAAADAADARRKAGLSLGALDGAIVSIKDLFDVQGEATTAGSSLRRKAQAALQDAPIVARLRRAGAVIVGKTNMSEFAFSGLGLNPHWGNPGNATDPSLVPGGSSSGAGVSAALGTSDIAIGTDTGGSIRIPASLNGVVGFKPTAKRVPLAGAFPLSPSLDSIGPLARSVEACAAADAVMAGEEVRPLRAAALRDLRIGVPRGLLFTETEPVVAQAFEAALSRLSATGARIHDTEFDDLLARMAEATAAGPIAAVEAAEIHADWLDAEEAAFDPRVHARITRGRTVTAAAYIRMMRTRAALIEAGDERLKPLDVLALPATAITAPSIAAVAEDDAAFSRLNLLMLRNTMVGNLFDLTGVSLPLPGQAKPVGLMLLARHGQDRRLLEIAAGVEAALKG, from the coding sequence ATGAGCACGATCCGCGACGACCTCGAACGCCGCCTCGCCCTGATCGAGGCGCCGGCGAGCCGGCACGTCTTCACCCGGCTCTACCCGGAGGCCGCCCGCGCCGCCGCCGACGCCGCCGACGCCCGGCGCAAGGCCGGCCTGTCGCTCGGGGCGCTGGACGGCGCCATCGTGTCGATCAAGGACCTGTTCGACGTGCAGGGCGAGGCGACCACCGCCGGCTCGTCGCTCCGGCGCAAGGCGCAAGCGGCACTCCAGGACGCACCGATCGTCGCCCGCCTGCGCCGGGCCGGCGCGGTGATCGTCGGCAAGACCAACATGTCCGAATTCGCCTTCTCGGGCTTGGGCCTCAACCCGCATTGGGGCAATCCGGGCAACGCGACCGACCCGAGCCTGGTGCCGGGCGGCTCCTCCTCGGGCGCCGGCGTCTCGGCGGCGCTCGGCACCTCCGACATCGCCATCGGCACCGATACCGGCGGCTCGATCCGCATCCCGGCTTCGCTCAACGGCGTGGTCGGGTTCAAGCCGACGGCCAAGCGAGTGCCCCTCGCCGGCGCCTTCCCGCTCTCGCCCTCGCTCGATTCGATCGGCCCGCTCGCCCGCTCGGTCGAGGCCTGCGCGGCGGCCGACGCCGTGATGGCCGGCGAGGAAGTTCGTCCCTTGCGGGCGGCGGCGTTGCGCGACCTGCGGATCGGCGTGCCCCGCGGCCTCCTGTTCACCGAAACCGAGCCGGTGGTGGCGCAGGCCTTCGAGGCCGCCCTGTCGCGCTTGAGCGCGACCGGCGCCCGGATCCACGACACCGAATTCGACGATCTCCTCGCCCGCATGGCCGAGGCGACCGCGGCGGGCCCGATCGCCGCGGTGGAAGCGGCGGAAATCCACGCCGACTGGCTCGATGCGGAAGAAGCCGCCTTCGATCCGCGGGTCCATGCCCGCATCACCCGCGGCCGCACCGTGACGGCCGCTGCCTATATCCGGATGATGCGGACCCGCGCCGCGCTGATCGAGGCCGGCGACGAGCGGCTCAAGCCCCTCGACGTGCTGGCCCTGCCGGCGACCGCGATCACCGCACCGAGCATCGCCGCGGTGGCGGAGGACGACGCGGCATTCTCGCGGCTCAACCTCCTGATGCTGCGCAACACGATGGTGGGGAACCTGTTCGACCTCACCGGCGTCTCGCTACCGTTGCCGGGCCAGGCGAAGCCCGTCGGCCTGATGCTGCTGGCGCGCCATGGCCAGGACCGGCGACTCCTGGAGATCGCGGCGGGTGTCGAGGCGGCGTTGAAGGGGTAA
- a CDS encoding DUF2848 domain-containing protein has translation MLTFHREAAGRRDVIALSPESLVIAGWAGRDEAAIRHHIDELAAIGVPPPSSVPVYYRAAAATLTQSPRLEVLGPDSSGEAEPVIVSLADGLWLGLGSDHTDRKAETVGIALSKQLCGKPVGTGLWRLDEIEPHWDEMILRAYATIGGERVLYQEGRLTALRTPGDLIARRPGGPDLPPGTVMFGGTLGAIGGIRPADRFEMELEDPVLGRSLTHAYDIVVLPVVA, from the coding sequence ATGCTGACCTTCCATCGCGAGGCCGCCGGCCGCCGGGACGTGATCGCCCTTTCCCCCGAATCCCTGGTGATCGCCGGCTGGGCCGGGCGGGACGAGGCGGCGATCCGCCACCACATCGACGAACTGGCGGCGATCGGCGTGCCGCCGCCCTCCTCGGTCCCGGTCTATTACCGGGCCGCCGCCGCGACCCTCACGCAAAGTCCCCGCCTCGAGGTGCTGGGACCGGATTCCTCCGGCGAGGCCGAGCCGGTGATCGTGTCGCTGGCAGACGGGCTCTGGCTCGGGCTCGGCTCCGACCACACCGACCGCAAGGCCGAGACGGTCGGCATCGCGCTCTCCAAGCAGCTCTGCGGCAAGCCGGTCGGCACCGGCCTGTGGCGCCTCGACGAGATCGAGCCGCATTGGGACGAGATGATCCTGCGCGCCTACGCCACCATCGGCGGCGAGCGTGTGCTGTACCAGGAGGGCCGCTTGACGGCGTTGCGCACCCCGGGCGATCTCATTGCGCGCCGTCCCGGCGGTCCGGATCTGCCGCCCGGCACGGTGATGTTCGGCGGGACCCTCGGGGCGATCGGCGGCATCCGCCCGGCCGACCGCTTCGAGATGGAACTGGAGGATCCCGTGCTCGGCCGCAGCCTGACCCACGCCTACGACATCGTCGTGCTGCCCGTGGTGGCCTGA